AAACCTTCCGACAACGTCACAAGAGATATACTAAAAACGATCCAATCAGGAAATTATAATATATTCCTGACCGGAGGCGCCAAATCCTTATTCAGCGACGATGTACTAGGAGGAAAGATCAGAACACTTCTGTCCGAATCCGAAACGAACGCAGGGATACTGGTTGCAGAAAAATTAAAAGAATTAGATCGTTTTATCTTAGCAGTTTACTCAGATAAGGATGTAAAACTACTAGGTTTCGCTCTCACCATGGCAAAGAAGATAGGAGCTAAACTTTCTATCTGGGACCCGAGAGGTAAAGTTCCTCAATTCTCCCAAAAAGAAAGAAATCTTCTGAAAAAAGAAAGGATCACTATCTTAAAGGGAGAAAATCCTCAGGTTCTTTCCGAAGCGGACCTAGTGATCTGCGATCTGGAAACCTGGGAAGAAGAGACCGAGTTTAGGAACTGGGAACTCTCGGACGGTTCCGGACTTTTCTTAGTCCGCTATAAAGAATAATATTATAAAAACATTAAGAGTCAGTCTTTAAGAAGTATCCTACTCCGGGTTCTGTGATCAAAATTTCAGGATTACCGGGATCTCTTTCTATTTTTTTACGGATCTGATTTACATACACTCTTAAGTAACCGGATTCTGCCATTTGGTTCGGACCCCAGAGTTCCTTTAAGATCTGGGTTTGGGTTACGATCTTTCCAGGATAAGTCGCAAGTAATTTTAGAAAAGAATACTCTGTAGGTGTCAGTCGGACTTCTTTTCCTTCTTTCAAAACTTTTCTAGTCCCAAAATCCAATTCCAAAAGCCCAATCTTTACTTTAACATCCGTTTTCTCGGGAGAAGAATGTCTCAATAATACTCTGATCCTTGCAAGCAACTCCCCAACGCCGAAAGGTTTGGTGAGATAGTCGTCCGCTCCACTATCGAGCAAAAAGATCTTATCCTTTTCCGAATCTCTAACACTTAAAACTAATACTGGGATCTTTGAACCTGACTCCCTGATCTTTTTTAGGAATTCTTCTCCTCCCTTTTCTGGCAACCCCAGATCTAAGACGATAGAATCAGGGCGAACCATATAAACTTTTGATAAAGCATCATCG
The Leptospira johnsonii genome window above contains:
- a CDS encoding response regulator — protein: MIVDDEIQIRRLLRVALEKEGYKVEEAVSVDDALSKVYMVRPDSIVLDLGLPEKGGEEFLKKIRESGSKIPVLVLSVRDSEKDKIFLLDSGADDYLTKPFGVGELLARIRVLLRHSSPEKTDVKVKIGLLELDFGTRKVLKEGKEVRLTPTEYSFLKLLATYPGKIVTQTQILKELWGPNQMAESGYLRVYVNQIRKKIERDPGNPEILITEPGVGYFLKTDS